The sequence CGGCGTGCCGGACGATGACGTACCACGGCCCGATCAGCGAGCGGCTGGCGAGGGTCGTGGAGCTGCCGGCCCCGAAGACGACGATGCTGCCGAGGAAGATGAGCATGCCGGCGGCCAGGAGCAGGCCCCGGTCGGCGTGTTCGATGGTGCCCGCGAATCCGCGCAATGTCCGGTTCATGTCCGACCCTCCGTGGTCCGGTCCATGGGTCGCCGCGCCGGGCGGCGTCGTCGATGGGACGGAGCGGCGCCGTCGCCTCAGCCCCGGGGCACCGCCCCGGCGGCCAGGGCCGCGGCCGTGAAGGCCCGCCCCCGCTCCCTGTAGTTGGCGAACATGTCGAAGCTCGCGCACGCCGGGCTCAGCAGCACCGCCGCGTCGGCCCCGTCCGGGCCCGTGGCCAGGTCCGCCGCCAGGGCGACGGCCGCGGCCATGTCCCGGGCCGCGGTGGTGGGCACGGCCCCCGCGAGGGCGGCGCCGATGGCCGGTCCTTCGGCCCCGATCAGCACCACGTGGCGCACCGCGCCGAGCACGTCGCGCAGCGGGGCGTAGTCCTCGCCCTTGCCGCTGCCGCCGGCGATGAGCACGACCTCGCCGGCGAAGCCGTCCAGGCCCGCGCACACAGCATGGACGTTGGTCGCCTTCGTGTCATTGATGAATTTCACGCCGCCCCGCGTGGCGACCCACTCGTGCCGGTCGGGCAGGCCCGGGAAGTCGGCCAGGCCGGCGGCGAGGGCCTCGCGCGGCAGTGAGAGGGCGGTGCCGATGGCGGCCGCAGCCAGGGCGTTCTGCAGGTTGGGCGGCGACTGCTGCGCCAGGTCGGCCAGCGGCAGCAGCGCCTCCTCGCCGAGCACGAGGAAACCGTCGCGGTAGTGGACGTCGGCCCCTTCGGCCCGCTCGCCGAAGAGCAGGCGGCGGCCGGCCGTGGGCCACGACCGCGCCTCGCGGCACCCGGCGCCGGTCACGAAGGTGCCGCCGGCGGGGATGCGTGCGGCCAGGATGCGCTTGGCGGCGTAATAGGCGGCCAGGTCGGGGTAGCGATCCAGGTGGTCCGGCGCCAGGTTCAGCACCGCGCCGACCTCGGGCGCGAAGGTGCGCATCGTCTCGAGCTGGAAGCTGCTCGTCTCGATGACGGCCACGGCGTCGGCGGAGAGCTCCTCGGCCACGTCGGCCAGGGGCCGCCCCACGTTGCCGAGGGCGCGGCCGTCCAGGCCCGCGGCCCGCACGAGGTGCGCCACCAGTTCGGTGGTGGTCGTCTTGCCGTTGGTGCCGGTGATCGCCACGAGGCGGGCCCGCGTGAAGCGCGACGCGAGTTCGAGCTCGCCGACCAGCGGCACGTCGACGGGCAGGGCGGCCAGGCGCGGATGGTCGGTCGGCACGCCCGGACTGACGACCACGAGCGCCGGCCGGGCGGCGGGCGCACCGGCATCGGGCCAGTCGCCGCCGGTGAGAACCTCGTCGAAAG comes from bacterium and encodes:
- the murD gene encoding UDP-N-acetylmuramoyl-L-alanine--D-glutamate ligase translates to MASEFAGRTCWVVGLARSGCAAGGLLRRQGARVLGIDDADSATVRRRWEREGLSRLAPGAFDEVLTGGDWPDAGAPAARPALVVVSPGVPTDHPRLAALPVDVPLVGELELASRFTRARLVAITGTNGKTTTTELVAHLVRAAGLDGRALGNVGRPLADVAEELSADAVAVIETSSFQLETMRTFAPEVGAVLNLAPDHLDRYPDLAAYYAAKRILAARIPAGGTFVTGAGCREARSWPTAGRRLLFGERAEGADVHYRDGFLVLGEEALLPLADLAQQSPPNLQNALAAAAIGTALSLPREALAAGLADFPGLPDRHEWVATRGGVKFINDTKATNVHAVCAGLDGFAGEVVLIAGGSGKGEDYAPLRDVLGAVRHVVLIGAEGPAIGAALAGAVPTTAARDMAAAVALAADLATGPDGADAAVLLSPACASFDMFANYRERGRAFTAAALAAGAVPRG